Within Petrotoga sp. 9PW.55.5.1, the genomic segment AAAAATCAAAAACTTCACGGTAATTTCCTTTTCTTTTTGAAACACTCATGGTTAAAGATAATTCCTTGACATCTTTAACTTTTGAAAATACTTCTGTCAAATCCTCTCCCTTTTCTATATCCAAATAAACAGATAAAAAATTAGTATATATGTAATGAGATTTTATGTGTGACAATACTATTTCTAGTGAATTATATATGGTAAACCCACTCTTCAACAATAAATTTACGTTTCGTGTAAAATCATGCAGAACATAGTTTTTATAAAGAGTCTTTACTAAAGGTATCTTAATCCATAAAAGGTCGTTCTTTTTTCCAACAATAAAAATTATCAACCCCAAGATAAAAATTATCAACATAGTTATCAACATATATGTTGAAAAACCTAAAGTTATTTCATAACCTAACAAATTAGAAAACTGAGGGATAATAAAAAAATTTAATAGAAATAATAGAATTAAAATAGAAGAAAGAACTACTAGAGGATAAATTAAAGATTTTTCGGCAGTTGACCTTGAAAGTTTCATATTATTATAATAATTTTTTAAATTAGCTAAGTTTTGCCTGAGAACTGAGGTTGTTTTTGAAATATTAATTGTATATTTAAAGTATTTATCTATCTCTGGAAAATCAAATGCAGTTTCATAATTAAAACCTTTTCTGACTAAAAAATAAATTTTGGTAACTATGCCTTTTGTGAACTTATCAACTTGTTCGTTGAAAACTAAAAACTCTAAAGCTTCAAACAGTGACATACCCGAATTTACAAGTAAATACAAATTATCAACTAATGTAATCATTTGATCAATATTGAATTTTTTTGAACTAAAATAAAAGCTATCAACTTTTATGTTGATAACTCTAATACTCAAATTGTTTAAAAAAAAGTCAATTTTTTCTTCTGGGTTCAAAGTTATATAAAAATTATATCTCTTCTTTGAATCTATTTCTTCGACTGATACCTTATAAAGCTTTTTCACTTATCCCCCTAAGATAATAATTTCACTTTGTTTTGAGAACTTACTTTATCAATACATATCTTATAAAAATATCTACTTCTCATAACTTGTATCGATTTGTACAATCTTTGTATCGTTGAAGATTTATTGTATTTTAAAGAGTCAGCGTATATTTCTATTTCTTCATCTTTATACTTTAATAGTGAATAGCAAGGTGCTCTAGAAAACGAAGAAGTATTATACCAGTCATTTGATGGGGGTCTTATCCCTGGTAAAAGAGTGGAGTAATAAAATGCTCCTTTCAGTGTATCTATTCGCTTAGTTTCAATTTTCTTTGATTTTAAGTTTATAATTTCTATTTCTAAATTAAAGTCTAATTTTATATCTAATTCAAACTCGTAATTATAATCCCCAAAAGATGAATTGAGTTTAAAACAATTTTTTATATTTCCAAACAAAGGGTAATCTTTATCTACCGTATTTAAATAAGGCTTTAAACTTTTGACTACTTCTTTTGATAATTCTTTTTTATTTAAATAATTACAAGCCATAAAAAAGCCGGGCAAACCATTAGTGATTATTTTATCATATCTTTTTAAATTTAAATGTTTAATTTTTTCTGCAACTTCTATACCTTTCCAGCCGTAACCTCCAACTACCAAGATCATGATATTGTCTCCAATATAAGGTCTTTTTTATCTGAAATTGCCTTCCTTCCGGTTTCGATTAAATCTTTAGTTTGAGTGAAATCCAATGTGTGAAAATTTTCTGTAGGAAGTTCTATGATG encodes:
- a CDS encoding type II secretion system F family protein yields the protein MKKLYKVSVEEIDSKKRYNFYITLNPEEKIDFFLNNLSIRVINIKVDSFYFSSKKFNIDQMITLVDNLYLLVNSGMSLFEALEFLVFNEQVDKFTKGIVTKIYFLVRKGFNYETAFDFPEIDKYFKYTINISKTTSVLRQNLANLKNYYNNMKLSRSTAEKSLIYPLVVLSSILILLFLLNFFIIPQFSNLLGYEITLGFSTYMLITMLIIFILGLIIFIVGKKNDLLWIKIPLVKTLYKNYVLHDFTRNVNLLLKSGFTIYNSLEIVLSHIKSHYIYTNFLSVYLDIEKGEDLTEVFSKVKDVKELSLTMSVSKRKGNYREVFDFLEKFYYSSFKDMADKIMKMIEPILIIFLSIIILSLAIEVYSNVYLGGMGFEVEGYL